From a single Bacillus pseudomycoides DSM 12442 genomic region:
- a CDS encoding bifunctional metallophosphatase/5'-nucleotidase: MHLYHTNDIHSHFENWPQISRFVQEEKKRRQKAGESVFTLDIGDHVDRFHRITEATNGKGNTKLLNEALYDYVTIGNNEGITLAKEHLGHLYDEANFEVLVANLFERDGTCPNWVKPYKLHTTADGVTIAFIGLTVAYPEFYEMLDWHIEDPIAHLEVILEEVKEKADVTVVLSHLGKNADEYMAEHYDIDVILGAHTHHLFERGVLVNGTLLCCGEKWGHYVGHVQLTVDLETKRVTEKDGRAIRTNRLSAYGESLPTIEALEKESELIMADPIVELKEPLPIDWFQETQISRMLASALKKWCNAEIGMVNAGVLLEGLEEGIVTRGDIHRICPHPINPCALKVKGKTLRDVILKARRSNMEQLEVKGLGFRGKVMGKMIYDGLEVTLDTIPGNKILLEDVLINGESLELERIYTVGTIDMFTFGYLYPELSTLSEKQYYMPELLRDVLTEMLITYTSSIKL; this comes from the coding sequence ATTCACCTTTATCATACAAACGATATACATAGTCATTTTGAAAACTGGCCGCAAATTTCTCGGTTTGTACAAGAAGAGAAAAAGCGCAGACAGAAAGCAGGAGAATCTGTTTTTACATTAGATATTGGCGATCATGTGGATCGTTTTCATCGTATAACGGAAGCAACGAATGGAAAGGGCAATACGAAATTATTAAACGAAGCGTTATATGATTATGTAACGATTGGAAATAACGAAGGAATTACATTAGCGAAGGAGCATCTTGGACATTTATATGATGAAGCGAATTTTGAGGTGCTTGTAGCTAATTTATTTGAAAGAGATGGAACGTGTCCTAATTGGGTAAAACCGTACAAGTTGCATACAACTGCAGATGGAGTTACAATCGCTTTTATCGGCTTAACGGTAGCTTATCCAGAGTTCTATGAAATGCTGGATTGGCATATTGAAGATCCGATTGCACATTTGGAAGTAATTTTAGAAGAAGTGAAAGAAAAAGCTGATGTTACTGTCGTTCTTTCTCATCTTGGAAAGAATGCAGATGAGTATATGGCAGAGCATTATGATATTGATGTTATTTTAGGGGCACATACGCATCATTTGTTTGAGCGTGGTGTTCTTGTGAATGGGACTTTGCTTTGCTGTGGAGAAAAGTGGGGGCATTATGTCGGACATGTTCAGCTAACGGTGGATCTAGAGACAAAAAGAGTGACAGAAAAGGATGGGAGAGCGATTCGTACAAATCGTCTGTCAGCTTACGGAGAGTCATTGCCGACGATTGAAGCGTTAGAGAAAGAAAGCGAACTCATTATGGCAGATCCGATTGTTGAGTTAAAAGAACCATTGCCGATTGATTGGTTCCAGGAGACACAAATTTCCCGTATGTTAGCAAGTGCATTAAAAAAATGGTGTAATGCGGAAATTGGGATGGTCAATGCGGGTGTGTTATTAGAAGGATTAGAAGAAGGAATTGTAACGCGCGGAGATATCCACCGCATTTGTCCACATCCTATTAATCCATGTGCACTAAAAGTAAAAGGAAAAACATTACGAGATGTTATTTTAAAAGCACGTCGTTCAAATATGGAACAACTTGAGGTGAAAGGCCTTGGTTTTCGTGGGAAAGTTATGGGGAAAATGATTTATGATGGCCTGGAAGTTACATTAGATACGATTCCTGGAAATAAAATTTTACTCGAAGATGTATTGATTAATGGAGAATCATTAGAGTTAGAACGTATATACACTGTCGGAACGATTGATATGTTTACATTCGGGTACTTATACCCAGAACTATCCACACTTTCTGAAAAACAATATTATATGCCAGAGTTATTGCGAGATGTGTTAACAGAGATGTTGATAACTTATACATCTTCCATCAAACTATAG
- a CDS encoding YunC family protein: MVNVEPIIIDNYTFIAVSVKLPKTNLLAVMSDKGYIMCGALDVGLLNEKLGDRGIIAGRAVGVRTIEQLLEAPLESVTTEAEALGIPAGTIGKDALLKMI, from the coding sequence ATGGTTAATGTGGAACCAATTATCATTGATAACTATACGTTTATAGCGGTTAGCGTAAAGCTTCCGAAAACAAATTTGCTGGCTGTTATGAGCGATAAGGGATATATTATGTGTGGAGCTTTAGATGTCGGTCTATTAAACGAGAAGTTAGGGGACCGAGGTATTATTGCTGGCCGCGCAGTTGGTGTGAGAACGATTGAGCAGCTTCTTGAAGCGCCGCTTGAATCGGTAACGACTGAAGCCGAGGCTCTAGGCATTCCAGCAGGAACAATTGGAAAAGATGCTTTATTAAAAATGATATAA
- the yunB gene encoding sporulation protein YunB gives MRTFRPKASRFRKGPLPFRHVLLISFIIFLLLTLQGFWIVNKSIQPTLIKYGETQTHKMATVVMTKAVKDRIKEGFDVDSLMKVQNDKNGRVSTIDLNTKQVNEILTSTTAYIEKYLHQVEKGDMKALGLPEESGVSMSVPLGRITDNALLGNLGPNIPIDFTTIGHVNTDIKQNVKPHGINNTAIEVVMEVQVTLQVIIPFRTKEITVKQNIPIATRIVQGEVPSYYGSGGVVMPDSKGKKADD, from the coding sequence ATGCGTACATTTCGTCCAAAAGCTTCGCGTTTCCGAAAAGGCCCACTCCCCTTTCGGCATGTACTACTCATTTCGTTTATCATTTTTTTATTGTTAACTTTACAAGGATTCTGGATTGTGAATAAAAGTATTCAACCTACATTAATAAAATATGGAGAAACGCAGACACATAAAATGGCAACGGTTGTGATGACGAAAGCGGTAAAGGATCGAATTAAGGAAGGGTTTGATGTGGATTCATTAATGAAAGTACAAAACGATAAGAATGGAAGAGTATCCACAATCGATTTAAATACAAAGCAAGTAAATGAGATTTTGACATCGACTACTGCATACATAGAGAAATATTTGCATCAAGTGGAGAAGGGGGATATGAAGGCACTCGGTCTTCCAGAAGAGAGCGGAGTGTCAATGTCTGTTCCTCTTGGACGCATAACGGATAATGCACTCCTTGGTAATTTAGGGCCGAATATTCCGATTGATTTTACAACAATTGGTCATGTGAATACGGATATTAAGCAAAATGTAAAACCGCATGGAATTAACAATACAGCGATTGAAGTTGTTATGGAAGTACAGGTTACGCTACAGGTAATTATTCCATTTCGTACAAAAGAAATTACAGTAAAACAAAATATCCCAATTGCAACGCGAATTGTACAAGGAGAGGTACCATCTTATTATGGAAGCGGCGGAGTTGTTATGCCAGATAGTAAAGGGAAGAAAGCGGATGATTAA
- a CDS encoding M23 family metallopeptidase, which produces MPRKIALLLSICFLLGQGIAYGEVNQNQIYEKRMTLYKETEKDANIPWYYLAAIDQYERNIRSVRKDIPKKPDAIISIYFKPEMWAGPANGSTNDTLPHTISLFGGIGLDGDKDGIANANNDRDLLHTMATIIKKQGTSEDRIKIMLWEYYRRAKTVELITEYARIYKHYGRINLEGNAFPLPVHSDNSYRSTFGAGRSFGGRRIHEGTDIFARHGVPVRSTCYGVIETKGWNRLGGWRIGIRDLYNNYHYYAHLGGFSKEIQLGQIVEPGTVLGFVGNTGYGPPGTAGKFPPHLHFGLYKDNGYTEWAFDPYMHLSLWERKERANLKNNRS; this is translated from the coding sequence ATGCCTCGAAAGATTGCCTTATTGCTTTCTATTTGTTTTCTTCTTGGGCAAGGCATTGCCTATGGTGAAGTGAATCAAAATCAAATATACGAAAAGCGCATGACACTATATAAAGAAACTGAAAAAGATGCTAATATTCCATGGTATTACTTAGCCGCAATTGATCAATATGAACGCAATATACGGAGCGTAAGAAAAGATATTCCGAAAAAGCCCGATGCTATCATATCAATTTACTTTAAACCAGAAATGTGGGCTGGACCTGCCAATGGTTCTACTAACGATACTCTTCCCCACACGATTTCTCTGTTTGGGGGGATTGGTTTAGATGGCGATAAAGATGGAATTGCAAATGCAAATAACGACCGAGACCTTTTGCATACAATGGCAACTATTATAAAAAAGCAAGGGACTTCAGAAGACCGTATTAAAATTATGCTCTGGGAATATTATAGACGTGCAAAAACGGTTGAATTAATTACCGAATATGCTCGAATCTATAAGCACTATGGTCGTATTAACTTAGAAGGGAATGCTTTCCCTCTTCCTGTCCATAGCGACAATAGCTACCGTAGTACATTTGGCGCTGGGCGGAGTTTTGGAGGAAGACGTATTCATGAAGGCACCGATATTTTCGCAAGGCACGGTGTACCAGTAAGATCTACCTGCTACGGCGTTATTGAAACAAAAGGTTGGAATCGCCTTGGTGGTTGGCGCATCGGCATTCGTGATTTATATAACAATTATCATTATTACGCACATTTAGGTGGCTTTTCTAAAGAAATACAGCTAGGACAAATTGTAGAGCCAGGAACCGTTCTTGGCTTCGTTGGTAACACAGGTTATGGACCTCCTGGTACAGCTGGAAAGTTCCCACCACACTTGCACTTTGGATTATATAAAGACAACGGGTATACAGAATGGGCTTTTGATCCGTATATGCATTTAAGTTTATGGGAGCGGAAAGAACGTGCGAATTTAAAAAATAACCGTAGCTAA
- the lipA gene encoding lipoyl synthase codes for MTKQTEYKRKPEWLKIKLNTNENYTGLKKMMRSKQLHTVCEEAKCPNIHECWAVRKTATFMILGAVCTRACRFCAVKTGLPTELDLQEPERVADSVVHMGLKHVVITAVARDDLKDGGAAVFAETVRAVRRKNPFTSIEVLPSDMGGVEENLKMLMDAKPDILNHNIETVRRLSDRVRARAKYDRSLEFLRRAKEMQPDIPTKSSIMVGLGETREDLIEAMDDLRANNVDILTLGQYLQPSKKHLPVIKYYTPAEFAELKEIALSKGFSHCEAGPLVRSSYHADEQVRSAKENTAQAK; via the coding sequence ATGACAAAACAAACAGAATATAAGCGCAAGCCCGAATGGTTGAAAATTAAGTTAAATACAAATGAAAACTATACAGGCTTAAAGAAAATGATGCGTTCTAAGCAGCTGCATACCGTTTGTGAAGAGGCGAAATGTCCGAATATTCACGAATGCTGGGCTGTAAGAAAAACAGCAACGTTTATGATTTTAGGTGCGGTTTGTACACGTGCTTGTCGTTTTTGTGCGGTTAAAACAGGCTTACCAACGGAGCTTGATTTACAAGAGCCAGAACGCGTAGCAGATTCTGTAGTACACATGGGCTTAAAACACGTTGTTATAACAGCGGTTGCACGTGATGATTTGAAAGATGGCGGAGCTGCTGTTTTTGCTGAAACAGTGCGCGCTGTTCGTCGCAAAAATCCATTCACGTCTATTGAAGTACTGCCATCTGATATGGGCGGGGTAGAAGAAAATTTAAAAATGTTAATGGATGCAAAACCGGATATTTTAAACCATAACATTGAAACAGTACGTCGATTATCTGACCGAGTTCGCGCTAGAGCAAAATATGATCGTTCCTTAGAGTTTTTACGTCGTGCGAAAGAAATGCAACCTGATATTCCAACTAAATCTAGCATTATGGTGGGACTGGGTGAAACAAGAGAAGATTTAATTGAAGCAATGGACGACTTACGTGCGAACAATGTGGATATTTTAACACTTGGACAATACCTACAACCATCTAAAAAACATTTACCAGTTATTAAATACTACACACCAGCTGAATTTGCAGAGCTAAAAGAAATTGCTCTTAGCAAAGGATTTAGCCACTGTGAAGCTGGCCCGCTTGTTCGTTCTTCTTACCATGCAGATGAGCAAGTACGTTCTGCAAAAGAAAATACAGCACAAGCAAAATAA
- a CDS encoding YbaK/EbsC family protein — translation MYEEVISLLHKTNVSYEKFEHEPVLDYETDRVVRERLGLQGAPSKSLFLKSKSGSYYVFFTLEGTRLERNEMKEITGQRLSICSPDELREQTGCIPGCVAPFGYSQNVTIIVDSSVYAYDKILITPGVPEFTIELSTEELKKILSTCQNTVLEYRKTN, via the coding sequence ATGTACGAAGAAGTAATCTCTTTATTACATAAGACAAATGTTTCTTATGAAAAATTTGAACATGAACCAGTTCTCGATTATGAGACAGATCGTGTTGTTCGTGAACGCCTTGGCTTGCAGGGTGCTCCAAGTAAAAGCTTATTTTTAAAATCAAAATCTGGATCCTATTACGTTTTCTTCACATTGGAAGGAACTCGTCTCGAGAGAAACGAAATGAAGGAAATCACGGGGCAGCGCTTATCAATTTGTTCACCTGATGAACTAAGAGAACAAACAGGATGTATTCCGGGATGCGTCGCTCCTTTTGGCTATTCACAGAATGTAACAATTATTGTGGATAGTTCCGTCTATGCCTATGACAAAATTTTAATTACACCGGGTGTTCCGGAATTTACAATTGAATTATCCACAGAAGAATTGAAAAAGATTTTATCCACATGTCAAAATACCGTTTTAGAATATAGAAAAACAAATTGA
- a CDS encoding N-acetyltransferase, whose translation MSDKKVKRGVELKKEWLKDRFEEGLMFKKLDVKGKVFIEHIPAEYAWVPISAPGYTFINCFWVSGRFKGQGYGAQLLEECMQDSKAKGKHGIVVISSKKKRPYLSDGGYLKKKGFQVCDTAPPYFELLVYKLDPNAPSPHFTASAKDMKIPNQNGLVVYYTNQCPYTDYYIHQELANITQQYHIPFKCIQLTSREDAQHAPCAFTTYGAFYNGEFLTHEILSAKKFEKIMMNMQQI comes from the coding sequence ATGTCAGACAAAAAAGTGAAACGTGGTGTCGAGCTAAAAAAAGAGTGGCTAAAGGATCGATTTGAAGAAGGACTTATGTTTAAAAAGCTAGATGTAAAAGGAAAGGTGTTCATTGAACACATTCCGGCTGAGTATGCATGGGTGCCTATCTCTGCACCAGGATACACATTCATCAATTGCTTTTGGGTATCGGGGCGTTTTAAAGGGCAAGGCTATGGTGCACAGCTCTTAGAAGAATGTATGCAAGATTCTAAAGCGAAAGGAAAGCATGGAATCGTTGTTATTTCAAGCAAGAAAAAACGCCCCTATTTATCAGATGGCGGCTACTTAAAGAAAAAAGGGTTTCAAGTATGTGATACAGCACCGCCTTATTTTGAATTACTTGTATACAAACTTGATCCAAATGCTCCTTCACCACATTTCACAGCAAGCGCCAAGGACATGAAGATTCCAAATCAAAACGGCTTGGTTGTCTATTATACAAATCAGTGTCCTTATACTGATTATTACATTCATCAAGAATTGGCCAATATCACTCAGCAATATCACATCCCTTTCAAATGCATTCAGTTGACATCGCGAGAAGATGCGCAGCATGCTCCTTGTGCCTTCACGACATATGGAGCTTTTTATAACGGAGAATTTTTAACACATGAAATTTTAAGTGCAAAAAAATTTGAAAAAATCATGATGAACATGCAGCAAATATAG
- a CDS encoding histidine phosphatase family protein translates to MKKLIAVRHCSATGQERDAALTIAGEKQAHFLADFLIQNNLQIESIISSPFTRAIQSIAPFALRTNLPVGEDERLEERILSNNPMKDWLQKLEYTFTNIDIAFLGGESTKQAMDRVASLIQDILQQEHQVTLLVTHGNLLTLILKYFDNRIGFLEWKNLSNPDIYEITIDEQTTIHRLWGKTVENCYTR, encoded by the coding sequence TTGAAAAAACTTATCGCAGTACGTCACTGCTCAGCAACTGGACAAGAACGAGATGCAGCACTAACAATTGCAGGAGAAAAGCAAGCACACTTTCTTGCTGATTTTCTCATACAAAATAACCTGCAAATAGAGTCCATTATTTCAAGCCCTTTCACTCGAGCCATTCAATCCATTGCACCATTTGCATTACGAACCAATCTACCCGTAGGCGAAGATGAGCGCCTAGAGGAACGCATATTAAGCAATAATCCAATGAAAGATTGGCTACAGAAACTAGAATATACTTTTACAAATATAGATATTGCCTTTTTAGGCGGAGAGTCAACAAAACAAGCGATGGACCGCGTTGCATCGCTTATTCAAGATATTTTACAACAAGAACACCAAGTAACATTACTTGTTACACATGGAAATTTATTAACGCTCATTTTAAAGTACTTTGATAATCGGATTGGTTTTTTAGAATGGAAAAACTTAAGCAATCCTGATATTTACGAAATTACAATTGATGAACAAACGACAATCCACAGATTGTGGGGAAAGACCGTTGAAAATTGTTACACGAGATAA
- a CDS encoding YhfC family intramembrane metalloprotease, with protein sequence MVSNAVITSMIVQLAISVLVPIIVLIYFRKKYHINWKVVGVGVLIFIGFSQILETPFHVFMLGNPTTSEILKNPFLYAIYGGLTAAIFEEAGRFIAFFYLLKKYQEYKDGLAYGIGHGGIESISIGALASLQTLYFAISINNGSFSKLIEKAPQLSQVQDLLLSTPSYLYLLGSLERILALVLQIAFSMLVLYGVKHKKYIFVIYAGLFHAFIDFFAALYQKQVINIFVAEGITLIFTICAFILIRKMKDKLTIESEKS encoded by the coding sequence ATGGTTTCAAATGCTGTAATTACCAGTATGATTGTGCAACTAGCGATTTCGGTTCTAGTTCCAATTATTGTACTTATTTATTTTCGAAAAAAATATCATATAAACTGGAAAGTTGTTGGTGTTGGGGTTCTTATCTTTATTGGATTTTCACAAATTCTCGAAACACCTTTTCACGTATTTATGCTGGGCAATCCAACAACATCGGAAATATTGAAAAACCCATTTCTTTATGCCATCTATGGTGGACTTACTGCCGCTATCTTTGAAGAAGCAGGTCGATTCATAGCCTTCTTCTATTTACTTAAGAAATATCAAGAATATAAAGATGGTTTAGCATATGGAATTGGACACGGAGGGATTGAATCTATTTCAATTGGGGCTCTAGCTAGTCTTCAAACTCTATACTTTGCTATTTCAATCAATAATGGAAGTTTTTCAAAACTTATTGAAAAGGCCCCTCAGCTCAGTCAAGTGCAAGATTTATTACTTAGCACTCCTTCCTATCTCTACCTACTTGGTAGCTTAGAAAGAATCTTAGCTTTGGTCTTACAAATCGCCTTCTCAATGCTTGTATTATACGGCGTAAAACATAAGAAATATATTTTTGTTATATATGCCGGCTTGTTCCATGCATTTATAGACTTCTTTGCAGCTCTTTATCAAAAGCAAGTTATCAACATATTTGTTGCAGAAGGAATCACGCTTATTTTTACGATTTGCGCTTTCATTCTTATTCGTAAAATGAAAGACAAATTAACAATTGAATCCGAAAAAAGCTAA
- a CDS encoding MerR family transcriptional regulator, with the protein MTMRVKEVADLVGISVRTLHHYDEIGLLTPDETTESGYRLYSNENLETLQQILFFKELGFPLKKIKEIIMSPSFDREEALQLHKKMLLEKRARLDKVIATIDKTIKHTKGEIQMTNKEKFEGFDFSQNPYEQEARERWGDEAVDKANKTAAGMPKEKQEEFNGIYRKLATLRNGAPDSKEAQEAIQEWYDYLQNFGQYSLETFKGLGQMYVDDERFIKNIDQFGEGLAQFMCDAMAVYADNRKK; encoded by the coding sequence ATGACAATGAGGGTAAAAGAAGTAGCTGATTTAGTTGGTATTAGTGTGCGCACACTGCATCATTATGATGAAATTGGGTTGTTAACCCCAGACGAGACGACAGAGTCAGGGTATCGTCTGTATTCCAATGAAAATCTAGAGACATTGCAGCAAATTTTATTTTTTAAAGAGCTTGGCTTCCCTTTAAAGAAGATTAAGGAAATTATCATGAGCCCTTCATTTGACCGGGAAGAAGCGCTTCAATTGCATAAGAAAATGCTGCTCGAGAAGCGAGCTAGACTGGATAAGGTGATTGCGACAATTGATAAGACAATTAAGCATACAAAAGGAGAGATTCAAATGACGAATAAAGAAAAATTTGAAGGATTTGATTTCAGCCAAAACCCATATGAGCAAGAAGCACGTGAGAGATGGGGAGACGAAGCTGTGGATAAAGCGAATAAGACAGCAGCTGGCATGCCTAAAGAAAAGCAAGAAGAGTTTAATGGCATTTATAGAAAGCTGGCTACACTTCGAAATGGCGCGCCTGATTCTAAAGAAGCACAAGAAGCAATCCAAGAATGGTACGATTACTTGCAAAACTTCGGTCAATATTCATTAGAGACATTCAAAGGATTAGGTCAAATGTATGTAGATGATGAACGTTTTATAAAAAATATTGACCAATTTGGAGAAGGTTTAGCACAGTTTATGTGCGATGCAATGGCGGTATACGCAGATAACCGTAAAAAATAA